A part of Capsicum annuum cultivar UCD-10X-F1 chromosome 6, UCD10Xv1.1, whole genome shotgun sequence genomic DNA contains:
- the LOC107876158 gene encoding 60S ribosomal protein L37-3 — translation MGKGTGSFGKRRNKTHTLCVRCGRRSFHLQKSRCSACAYPAARKRTYNWSVKAIRRKTTGTGRMRYLRNVPRRFKTNFREGTEAAPRKKAAASA, via the exons ATG GGTAAGGGAACAGGAAGTTTTGGTAAGAGGAGGAACAAGACCCACACACTATGTGTGAGGTGTGGAAGACGGAGTTTCCATCTCCAGAAGAGTCGTTGCTCTGCTTGTGCTTACCCTGCTGCTCGTAAAAGGACAT ACAACTGGAGTGTGAAGGCAATCCGCAGAAAGACAACTGGAACTGGACGGATGAGGTATCTTCGTAATGTTCCTCGCaggttcaaaaccaatttcagaGAAG GTACTGAAGCAGCTCCAAGGAAGAAGGCAGCTGCTTCTGCTTGA